The following are encoded in a window of Arcobacter arenosus genomic DNA:
- the alc gene encoding allantoicase produces the protein MTTNNEVNNLTNVASIDLGANVIYTTDEFFAAANRMLAETSAVFKDEYDENGHWMDGWETRRKRVEGNDHCIIKLGGLSKIESFLVDTSHFRGNYPLAVSIKGCSAKGVNDEEFISKKDDFQWIELLEQSNLKGDSKHYFDCNSYEELTHLRMDIYPDGGIARFKAFGTLCFDEQLYGKENVNVTSMRNGARAVYANNEFFGPLKNILKDNVAINMGDGWETRRRREPGYDWGIIELAQPAIIDNIMVDTNFFKGNYADSFSICAAYLDETTDSAVVTQSMFWEELVSKQKLQMDSQHEFDNSYILHNKPVTHIRMNIFPDGGISRLKMYGKFVKKA, from the coding sequence ATGACAACTAATAATGAAGTGAATAACTTAACAAATGTAGCAAGTATTGACCTTGGAGCAAATGTAATTTATACAACGGATGAATTCTTTGCAGCTGCAAATAGAATGTTAGCAGAGACATCTGCTGTTTTTAAAGATGAGTATGATGAAAATGGTCACTGGATGGATGGTTGGGAAACCAGAAGAAAAAGAGTTGAAGGAAATGACCATTGTATTATTAAACTTGGTGGCTTATCAAAAATTGAATCTTTTTTAGTTGACACTTCACATTTTAGAGGAAACTATCCCTTAGCCGTTTCTATTAAAGGATGTAGTGCAAAAGGTGTAAATGATGAAGAGTTTATTTCAAAAAAAGATGATTTTCAATGGATTGAATTATTAGAACAGAGTAACTTAAAGGGTGATTCAAAACACTATTTTGATTGTAATTCATATGAAGAGTTAACTCATTTAAGAATGGATATTTATCCTGATGGTGGAATTGCTAGATTTAAAGCATTTGGTACTTTATGTTTTGATGAACAGCTATATGGAAAAGAAAATGTAAATGTAACTTCAATGAGAAATGGGGCAAGGGCAGTTTATGCAAATAATGAATTCTTTGGACCATTAAAAAATATCTTAAAAGATAATGTTGCAATTAATATGGGAGATGGTTGGGAAACTAGAAGAAGGAGAGAACCAGGATATGATTGGGGGATTATAGAGTTAGCACAGCCAGCAATTATTGATAATATAATGGTTGATACAAATTTCTTTAAAGGAAATTATGCTGATTCATTTTCTATTTGTGCCGCATATTTAGATGAGACTACTGATAGTGCAGTAGTTACTCAAAGTATGTTTTGGGAAGAGTTAGTATCTAAACAAAAACTACAAATGGATTCACAACATGAGTTTGATAATTCATATATCTTACATAATAAACCAGTAACACATATAAGGATGAATATCTTTCCTGATGGTGGTATTTCAAGACTTAAAATGTATGGAAAATTTGTTAAGAAAGCCTAA
- a CDS encoding ureidoglycolate lyase, with translation MSLVLKPIDLASESFKDYGKVISVENTNSIIINDGFAQKHYNLCDMDATEKNGVSTLHIYIAKKREFPLVINMLEKHPYFSQTFMPRDNKPFLVVVALGDKKPDLSTLKVFKTNGNQGVFYKRGIWHFPLISIEDNEQFIVIDRNDLGKKENKLEDCIEINIDTKIEVLDK, from the coding sequence ATGAGTCTAGTTTTAAAGCCTATTGATTTAGCATCTGAGTCTTTTAAAGATTATGGAAAAGTTATAAGTGTTGAAAACACAAATTCTATAATCATAAACGATGGTTTTGCACAAAAACATTACAACCTTTGCGATATGGATGCAACTGAAAAAAATGGAGTTTCAACACTGCATATTTATATAGCTAAAAAAAGGGAATTTCCTTTAGTTATTAATATGTTAGAAAAACATCCATATTTTTCTCAAACATTTATGCCAAGAGATAATAAACCTTTTTTAGTGGTAGTTGCTTTGGGCGATAAAAAACCAGATTTAAGTACTTTGAAGGTTTTTAAAACAAATGGAAATCAAGGGGTTTTTTATAAAAGGGGAATTTGGCATTTCCCTTTAATCTCAATTGAAGACAATGAACAATTTATCGTAATTGATAGAAACGATTTAGGTAAAAAAGAAAATAAACTTGAAGATTGTATTGAAATTAATATTGATACAAAAATAGAAGTATTGGATAAATAA
- a CDS encoding NCS1 family nucleobase:cation symporter-1 — protein MIKNINNDSLAPTLKSEKKWKWFEVSNIWANDIQSLFGYTLVASLFISYQVTGWTAFFALIVAGLLVTFLVNISGKAGVDYGIPYPVLARSSMGIKGAKLSAIIRAIVAVFWFGVQTYFASTALHLLITALTGIKLETTYLGIDAIGWLSFFVVWVLQMVIFSKGMNWVSKFLNFAAPFVYIIMIGLLIVLWSKSGGELFSAANNIFSNEQSSLSSEINGFFAIVGTMIAYFAAVMINFSDFSRYAKDNKSMVVGNLVGLPFNMVLFSALALLITAGSVVVFGEKLTNPMDIVEKADSTILSLVAAITFFTATVGINLVANFIPAVNGISNLAPKKLSFKKSGLITSLFALIIGGFWVSFISQVGISPIVNTLGATLAPLYGILVIDYFLVKKQTLDIDSLYDESQDSEYFYENGWNNSSIIAFLIGATFSICTVWIESLSSLNGYGWIIGAILGATVHLVLSKKETQNQLAFN, from the coding sequence ATGATTAAGAATATTAATAATGATTCTTTGGCTCCAACGTTAAAGAGTGAAAAAAAATGGAAATGGTTTGAGGTGTCAAATATTTGGGCAAATGATATACAAAGTTTATTTGGATATACCCTTGTGGCATCACTTTTTATAAGTTATCAAGTTACAGGTTGGACTGCTTTTTTTGCACTTATAGTAGCAGGTTTATTAGTTACATTTTTAGTTAATATCTCAGGAAAAGCGGGGGTTGATTATGGGATTCCATATCCTGTATTAGCAAGATCTAGTATGGGGATTAAAGGAGCAAAACTTTCAGCAATCATTAGGGCAATTGTCGCTGTTTTTTGGTTTGGGGTTCAAACATATTTTGCTTCTACAGCACTTCATCTTTTAATTACTGCCTTAACAGGAATTAAATTAGAAACAACATATTTGGGAATTGATGCTATTGGATGGTTATCATTTTTTGTAGTTTGGGTTTTACAAATGGTTATTTTTTCAAAGGGTATGAATTGGGTTTCTAAGTTTTTAAATTTTGCAGCTCCTTTTGTTTATATAATTATGATTGGTTTATTAATTGTTTTATGGAGTAAATCAGGTGGTGAGTTATTTAGTGCCGCAAATAATATATTTTCAAATGAACAATCAAGTTTAAGTAGTGAGATTAATGGTTTTTTTGCAATTGTTGGAACTATGATTGCATATTTTGCAGCTGTTATGATTAACTTTAGTGACTTTTCTAGATATGCAAAAGATAATAAATCAATGGTAGTTGGAAATCTTGTAGGACTTCCTTTTAATATGGTTTTATTTTCTGCTTTAGCCCTTTTAATTACAGCTGGTTCTGTTGTTGTATTTGGTGAAAAACTTACTAACCCTATGGATATTGTTGAAAAAGCAGATAGTACAATCTTAAGTTTAGTTGCGGCAATTACATTTTTTACTGCAACAGTTGGAATTAATTTAGTAGCAAACTTTATTCCTGCTGTTAATGGTATTTCAAATTTAGCACCTAAAAAACTATCATTTAAAAAATCAGGGCTTATTACCTCTTTATTTGCACTTATAATTGGAGGATTTTGGGTAAGCTTTATTAGTCAAGTTGGAATTAGTCCAATAGTTAATACTCTAGGTGCTACCTTAGCTCCCTTATATGGAATTTTAGTAATTGATTATTTTTTAGTTAAAAAACAAACTTTAGATATAGATTCTTTATATGATGAGTCACAAGATAGTGAATATTTTTATGAAAATGGATGGAACAATAGTTCAATTATTGCTTTTTTAATAGGTGCAACATTTTCTATTTGCACTGTTTGGATTGAATCTTTAAGTTCATTAAATGGATATGGATGGATAATTGGAGCAATTTTAGGGGCAACAGTACATTTAGTTCTATCAAAAAAAGAAACACAAAATCAATTAGCTTTTAATTAA
- a CDS encoding malate synthase G: MENRIYQGNLKVENSLFNLINEEILPTTTISKEKFWASFENIIEELTQENKNLLEKRDTLQSLIDSWHQNNKYDANNLVEYKNFLKQIGYLIESNESFEVETLNVDEEIAIQAGPQLVVPVKNARFALNAANARWGSLYDALYGTDVISKEGDLAPTKEYNIKRGEAVVSYAKKFLDESIPLENGSFKDVKEFKIYEDTLQFILTDNSTTNLINKEKFLGYISNKTNPKALIFKNNNLHIQILLDKQSFIGKLDIAGIKDIVLESAVSTIMDCEDSIAAVDALDKVEVYRNWFGLMKGDLEESFLKDGKTITRKLNDDIVYKSLDGKEKVLHGRSLLFVRNVGHLMTNPAILDKNDEEVFEGIMDCMITVLCSLVDIEQKNSKSNSREKSVYIVKPKMHGPEEVAFAVKLFEKVEKALNIPKNTIKIGIMDEERRTTINLKECIKEAKQRVVFINTGFLDRTGDEIHTSMLAGAFVAKTKMKEQTWIKAYESWNVDIGLECGLQGKAQIGKGMWAMPDEMAKMMTEKISHPKSGANTAWVPSPTAAVLHAMHYHKINVFEIQNELKNKKRASIDELLSLALLDENEIMSKDEIKKELDNNAQSILGYVVRWIDAGIGCSKVPDINNIALMEDRATLRISSQHLANWIEHGICTKDEVMDSLKNMAIIVDKQNENDPSYINMAPLYDGFAFKSACDLVFKGKAQPSGYTEPLLHKYRQEFKLNNL, translated from the coding sequence ATGGAAAATAGAATTTATCAAGGAAATCTAAAAGTAGAAAACTCTTTGTTTAATCTAATAAATGAAGAGATTCTTCCAACAACAACTATTTCAAAAGAAAAGTTTTGGGCTAGTTTTGAAAATATTATTGAAGAATTAACACAAGAAAATAAAAATTTATTAGAAAAAAGAGATACCTTACAATCTCTAATTGATTCATGGCATCAAAATAATAAATATGATGCCAACAATTTAGTTGAATATAAAAACTTTTTAAAACAAATTGGTTATTTAATTGAATCAAATGAGAGTTTTGAAGTTGAAACTTTAAATGTAGATGAGGAGATAGCTATTCAAGCTGGACCACAACTTGTAGTTCCTGTTAAAAATGCTAGGTTTGCATTAAATGCAGCAAATGCTAGATGGGGGAGTTTATATGATGCCTTATATGGAACTGATGTTATCTCAAAAGAGGGTGACTTAGCACCAACAAAAGAGTATAACATCAAAAGAGGTGAGGCTGTTGTTTCCTATGCAAAAAAGTTTTTAGATGAATCAATACCATTAGAAAATGGCTCATTTAAAGATGTAAAAGAGTTTAAAATTTATGAAGATACTCTTCAATTTATTTTAACTGATAATTCAACAACAAATTTAATAAATAAAGAAAAATTTCTTGGATATATATCAAATAAAACAAACCCTAAAGCATTGATTTTTAAAAACAATAATTTACATATTCAAATTTTATTAGATAAACAAAGCTTCATAGGAAAGCTTGATATTGCAGGAATCAAAGATATAGTTTTAGAATCAGCAGTTTCTACAATTATGGATTGTGAAGATTCAATTGCAGCAGTAGATGCCCTAGATAAAGTTGAAGTTTATAGAAATTGGTTTGGTTTGATGAAAGGGGATTTAGAAGAAAGCTTTTTAAAAGATGGTAAAACAATTACTAGAAAACTAAATGATGATATTGTTTATAAATCTTTAGATGGGAAAGAAAAAGTTTTACATGGAAGAAGTTTATTATTTGTTAGAAATGTAGGTCATCTTATGACAAATCCTGCAATTTTAGATAAAAATGATGAAGAGGTTTTTGAAGGAATTATGGATTGTATGATTACAGTTTTATGCTCTCTTGTAGATATTGAACAAAAAAATTCTAAATCTAACTCTAGAGAAAAAAGTGTTTATATTGTAAAACCAAAAATGCATGGGCCAGAGGAGGTTGCCTTTGCCGTTAAACTTTTTGAAAAGGTAGAAAAAGCTTTAAATATTCCTAAAAATACAATAAAGATTGGGATTATGGATGAAGAGAGACGTACAACTATAAATCTAAAAGAGTGTATAAAAGAAGCAAAACAAAGAGTTGTATTTATCAACACTGGATTTTTGGATAGAACAGGTGATGAGATTCATACCTCTATGTTAGCTGGAGCTTTTGTTGCAAAAACAAAAATGAAAGAACAAACTTGGATAAAAGCTTATGAAAGTTGGAATGTTGATATTGGTTTAGAGTGTGGTTTACAAGGAAAAGCTCAAATTGGTAAAGGGATGTGGGCAATGCCCGATGAGATGGCAAAAATGATGACTGAAAAAATTTCTCATCCAAAATCTGGTGCAAATACAGCTTGGGTTCCATCTCCCACTGCTGCAGTTTTGCACGCAATGCATTATCATAAAATAAATGTTTTTGAAATTCAAAATGAATTAAAAAATAAAAAAAGAGCATCTATTGATGAACTTCTAAGCCTTGCACTTTTAGATGAAAATGAGATTATGAGTAAAGATGAAATAAAAAAAGAACTTGATAACAATGCCCAAAGTATTTTAGGCTATGTTGTAAGATGGATTGATGCAGGTATAGGATGTTCAAAAGTTCCAGATATAAATAATATTGCACTTATGGAAGATAGAGCAACCCTTAGAATCTCATCTCAACATTTAGCAAATTGGATTGAGCATGGTATTTGTACTAAAGATGAGGTAATGGATTCTTTAAAAAATATGGCAATTATTGTTGATAAGCAAAATGAAAACGACCCATCTTATATAAATATGGCACCTTTATATGATGGCTTTGCATTTAAATCTGCTTGTGATTTAGTATTTAAGGGAAAAGCTCAACCATCGGGTTATACAGAACCATTATTACATAAATATAGACAGGAATTTAAGTTAAATAACTTATAA
- the ureB gene encoding urease subunit beta: MFLTNREQEKLMIYTASKLALERKEKGLQLNFPEANAIISSFILEGAREGKSVAQLMVEATKVLKADDVMPGVASMMHMVQTEATFDDGTKLVTVHNPIPVNKTEITPGEYFIDEGEIELNEGSEVTTIEVENVGDRPIQVGSHYHFFETNAFLDFDREKAYGQRLNIPSGTSVRFEPGSKKLIEVVPFKGKRYIAGFNGLVNGYLDEEETKEKAMKNLETFIGERS, from the coding sequence ATGTTTTTAACAAATCGTGAACAAGAAAAATTGATGATTTATACAGCTTCAAAGCTTGCACTTGAAAGAAAAGAAAAGGGATTACAACTAAATTTTCCAGAAGCAAACGCAATTATAAGTTCATTTATACTTGAAGGTGCTAGAGAGGGGAAAAGTGTTGCCCAACTTATGGTAGAAGCTACTAAAGTTTTAAAAGCTGATGATGTAATGCCAGGTGTTGCTTCAATGATGCATATGGTTCAAACAGAAGCTACTTTTGATGATGGTACAAAACTTGTTACAGTTCACAATCCAATACCTGTAAACAAAACTGAAATTACTCCTGGTGAATATTTTATTGATGAGGGAGAAATTGAATTAAATGAAGGTAGTGAAGTTACTACAATAGAAGTTGAAAATGTTGGAGATAGACCTATTCAAGTTGGTTCGCACTATCACTTTTTTGAAACAAATGCTTTTTTAGATTTTGACAGGGAAAAAGCTTATGGTCAAAGATTAAATATTCCAAGTGGAACCTCTGTTAGATTTGAACCAGGGAGTAAAAAACTAATTGAAGTAGTTCCTTTTAAAGGGAAAAGATATATAGCTGGATTTAATGGTTTAGTAAATGGTTACTTAGATGAAGAAGAGACTAAAGAAAAAGCTATGAAAAACCTTGAAACATTTATAGGAGAAAGATCATGA
- the ureC gene encoding urease subunit alpha, giving the protein MKISKSKYASMYGPTTGDRFRLADTSLIAKIEKDYTTYGEESKFGGGKTIRDGMSQSPLAVDTADLIITNAVIIDYTGIYKADIGIKDGKILAIGKSGNPYNCDGITKGLEIGANTEILSAEGKIITAGGIDSHIHFISPGQIDEALASGVTTMIGGGTGPNTGTNATTCTPGEFNIQKMIEAVDDLPLNFGFMGKGNSSNYDALKVQIEAGAMGLKLHEDWGTTPNAIDTCLKVADDFDVQVAIHTDTLNESGFVDNTVNAFGGRTIHTFHSEGAGGGHAPDIMKVAGLANILPSSTNPTLPYTKNTIEEHLDMLMVCHHLSPKIPEDVSFAESRIRGNTIAAEDVLHDIGAISITSSDSQAMGRVGEVVTRTWQVADSMKKQRGALEGDDTLSDNERIKRYVAKYTINPAIACGIDEHVGSVEVGKMADLVLWTPAFFGVKPEIIIKGGFIALAMMGDSNASIPTPEPNVYRPMFGSLGKAAANTSAMFVSHLAIDKGLEEKLDTKKVMLPVKNTRNIGKKDMKLNDFIGDIQVDPETYDVTVNGEIITSSYQEELPMAKKYFLF; this is encoded by the coding sequence ATGAAAATCTCTAAATCAAAATATGCCTCAATGTATGGACCAACAACTGGTGACAGATTTAGACTTGCAGATACCTCTTTAATTGCAAAGATTGAAAAAGACTACACAACATATGGAGAAGAATCAAAATTTGGTGGTGGTAAAACTATTAGAGATGGAATGAGTCAATCTCCTTTAGCCGTTGATACAGCTGATTTAATCATAACAAATGCTGTGATTATAGATTATACAGGTATTTACAAAGCAGATATTGGAATCAAAGATGGAAAAATCTTGGCTATTGGAAAATCTGGAAATCCATATAACTGTGATGGTATTACAAAAGGTTTAGAAATTGGTGCAAACACTGAAATTCTTTCAGCAGAGGGCAAAATCATAACTGCTGGTGGAATTGATTCACATATTCACTTTATAAGTCCTGGTCAAATAGATGAAGCCTTAGCTAGTGGAGTAACCACTATGATTGGTGGTGGAACTGGTCCCAACACAGGAACAAATGCTACAACTTGTACTCCAGGTGAGTTTAATATTCAAAAGATGATAGAAGCAGTTGATGATTTGCCATTAAATTTTGGATTTATGGGAAAAGGAAATAGTTCAAATTATGATGCTTTAAAAGTTCAAATTGAAGCTGGTGCAATGGGATTAAAACTTCACGAAGACTGGGGAACAACTCCAAATGCTATTGATACTTGTTTAAAAGTTGCAGATGATTTTGATGTTCAAGTGGCAATTCACACTGATACTTTAAATGAATCAGGATTTGTAGATAATACAGTAAATGCTTTTGGTGGAAGAACTATACATACTTTCCACTCTGAGGGAGCAGGTGGTGGTCATGCCCCTGATATTATGAAAGTAGCAGGACTTGCTAATATTTTACCATCAAGTACAAACCCAACTTTGCCATATACAAAAAATACAATAGAAGAACACCTTGATATGCTTATGGTTTGTCACCATTTAAGTCCAAAAATTCCTGAAGATGTAAGTTTTGCAGAAAGTAGAATTAGAGGGAATACTATTGCAGCAGAAGATGTTTTACATGATATTGGAGCAATATCAATTACAAGTTCAGACTCACAAGCTATGGGAAGAGTTGGTGAAGTGGTTACAAGAACTTGGCAAGTAGCTGATTCTATGAAAAAACAAAGGGGTGCTTTAGAGGGTGATGATACTTTAAGTGATAATGAAAGAATCAAAAGATATGTTGCAAAATATACTATAAATCCAGCAATTGCGTGTGGTATTGATGAACATGTAGGAAGTGTAGAAGTTGGTAAAATGGCTGATTTAGTTCTTTGGACTCCTGCATTTTTTGGAGTTAAACCAGAAATTATCATAAAAGGTGGATTTATAGCTTTAGCTATGATGGGTGATTCAAATGCATCTATTCCAACTCCAGAGCCAAATGTTTACAGACCTATGTTTGGAAGCTTAGGAAAAGCAGCAGCTAATACAAGTGCAATGTTTGTATCCCATTTAGCAATTGATAAAGGGCTTGAAGAAAAACTTGATACAAAAAAAGTGATGCTTCCTGTTAAAAACACAAGAAATATTGGTAAAAAAGATATGAAGTTAAATGATTTTATTGGAGATATTCAAGTTGACCCTGAAACATATGATGTAACAGTAAATGGAGAAATTATAACTTCAAGTTACCAAGAAGAATTGCCAATGGCAAAAAAATACTTCTTGTTTTAG
- a CDS encoding urease accessory protein UreE: MICKVTEIIRDVEADDEVLLDWFDMQKPNLCAISKNGLEFIVKAKYTHLHENDILVCEDGHKIKISKSEDDIYTLTFTDHITFARIAYEIGNRHQPVCIEDYKITILEDISTQDIIKACESIDKVEVKKHRGIFKPNGNAHHSH, translated from the coding sequence ATGATTTGTAAAGTAACAGAAATTATTAGAGATGTAGAAGCAGATGATGAGGTACTACTAGATTGGTTTGATATGCAAAAACCAAATCTATGTGCAATTAGCAAAAATGGATTAGAATTTATTGTTAAAGCAAAATATACTCATCTTCATGAAAATGATATTTTAGTTTGTGAAGATGGGCATAAAATTAAAATCTCTAAATCAGAAGATGATATTTACACTTTAACATTTACTGACCATATCACTTTTGCAAGAATTGCATATGAGATTGGAAATAGACATCAGCCAGTTTGTATAGAGGATTACAAAATCACAATTTTAGAAGATATCTCAACTCAAGATATCATAAAAGCTTGTGAATCTATTGATAAAGTAGAAGTGAAAAAACATAGGGGTATTTTTAAACCAAATGGTAATGCACACCACAGCCACTAA
- a CDS encoding urease accessory protein UreF, whose translation MVMHTTATNSKNQAKAISRFLQLLDGVFPSGAFVHSFGLEPHIVLDFVSDKESLKQYLENIIIDQYQNLEFVAVKKTYKLLEENRLNHLVKEDEKFSSMLSLEYAKASKDLGENYLKHINFDIKEKIVQEYFELVKNKKSFGNELFILSAYAYELGLVCDTFLLFWTKKSLINIASASLKISRIKPTEIQQILFWFDEILEEKISSDSKNISNFNPLFEEVIFSHLNLEPKLFAT comes from the coding sequence ATGGTAATGCACACCACAGCCACTAACAGCAAAAATCAAGCAAAGGCTATAAGTAGATTTTTACAGCTTCTAGATGGGGTCTTCCCATCTGGAGCATTTGTTCACTCTTTTGGATTAGAACCTCATATTGTTTTAGATTTTGTAAGTGATAAAGAATCTTTAAAACAATATCTAGAAAATATAATTATAGACCAATATCAAAATTTAGAGTTTGTAGCTGTAAAAAAAACATATAAACTATTAGAAGAAAATAGATTAAATCATTTAGTAAAAGAGGATGAAAAGTTTTCTTCAATGCTTAGTTTGGAATATGCCAAAGCTTCAAAGGATTTAGGTGAAAACTATTTAAAACATATAAATTTTGATATAAAAGAAAAGATTGTTCAAGAGTATTTTGAACTTGTAAAAAATAAAAAAAGTTTTGGAAATGAACTTTTTATTTTAAGTGCTTATGCTTATGAATTGGGACTTGTATGTGATACATTTTTACTTTTTTGGACAAAAAAGTCTTTGATAAATATTGCAAGTGCAAGTTTAAAGATATCTAGGATTAAACCAACTGAGATACAACAAATTTTATTTTGGTTTGATGAGATTTTAGAAGAGAAAATTAGTTCAGATTCAAAGAACATAAGTAACTTCAATCCTTTATTTGAAGAAGTTATCTTTAGTCATTTAAATCTTGAACCTAAATTATTTGCAACCTAA
- the ureG gene encoding urease accessory protein UreG — protein MSIKIGIAGPVGSGKTSIIEKLTNMLKDEHSLGIVTNDIYTTEDANYLKNKLDINNDQIIGVETGGCPHTAIRDDISMNQKAVEELQEKFNPDIIFVESGGDNLSATFSYELIDYYLYVIDVAQGADIPRKKGAGLLFSDLLVANKIDLCPYVNVDLESYKKDVYESRKNKPSIFLSNQDEQSFDKLKEWIKALL, from the coding sequence ATGAGTATTAAAATAGGAATAGCAGGACCAGTAGGAAGTGGAAAAACTTCTATTATTGAAAAACTAACAAATATGTTAAAAGATGAACACTCTTTAGGTATTGTTACAAATGATATATATACAACAGAAGATGCAAATTATCTAAAAAATAAATTAGATATAAACAATGACCAAATTATTGGAGTTGAAACAGGTGGTTGTCCCCATACAGCAATTAGAGATGATATCTCTATGAATCAAAAAGCTGTAGAAGAGTTACAAGAAAAATTCAATCCTGATATTATCTTTGTGGAAAGTGGAGGGGATAATCTTAGTGCTACTTTTTCATATGAATTAATTGATTATTATCTTTATGTAATTGATGTAGCACAAGGTGCTGATATACCAAGAAAAAAAGGTGCAGGTTTACTTTTTTCAGACCTTTTAGTTGCAAATAAAATTGACCTTTGCCCATATGTAAATGTTGATTTAGAAAGTTACAAAAAAGATGTTTATGAAAGTAGAAAAAATAAACCAAGTATTTTTTTATCAAATCAAGATGAACAAAGTTTTGATAAACTAAAAGAGTGGATAAAAGCCTTATTATAA